The Cryptococcus decagattii chromosome 1, complete sequence genome includes a region encoding these proteins:
- a CDS encoding ATP phosphoribosyltransferase: MSANPAPQLTEPESLESSTILLPPSGGEASPSAGGGRASKSSFGYESTMSLLVDSLKDRLLFAIPKKGRLHEKCLELLAGADIKYNRAHRLDVALVQNMPIALVFLPAADIPRFVALGSVALGITGQDVIAESSHAPLITELLPLGFGKCKLQVQVPVTGPIQTLEGLSGARIATSFEVLAGELFNGPNGVDAKVGKGKTSVEYVGGSVEAACALGMADGIVDLVESGDTMRAAGLHAIHTLMSSEAVLITSATPHPNLTPALASFIPLIKSRFAGVLASKRYVYASYNIQRANLSKALTITPGRRAPTVSPLDENGWVAVSAMVERREVAKVMDELERTGAEDILIMALDNCRVGV, encoded by the exons ATGTCTGCCAACCCCGCTCCTCAGCTTACCGAACCCGAGTCTCTCGAATCCTCAaccatcctcctccctccCTCCGGCGGTGAAGCTTCGCCTTCCGCCGGTGGTGGTCGCGCCAGCAAATCCTCTTTCGGCTACGAATCAACCATGTCATTGCTCGTAGACTCTCTCAAGGACAGATTACTTTTTGCCATACCCAAGAAGGGTAGATTACACGAAAAGTGCTTGGAATTGTTGGCTGGTGCCGACATCAAGTACAACAGGGCTCATCGATTGGATGTTGCTCTTGTGCAAAACATGCCCATTGCTCT TGTGTTCCTCCCGGCTGCCGACATCCCTCGATTTGTCGCCCTTGGCTCCGTCGCCCTCGGTATCACCGGACAAGACGTTATCGCCGAATCCAGCCACGCCCCCCTCATCACCGAGCTCCTCCCTCTCGGTTTCGGCAAGTGTAAGCTTCAGGTCCAGGTGCCTGTGACCGGTCCTATCCAGACACTTGAAGGCTTGTCCGGTGCCAGAATCGCGACCAGCTTCGAGGTCCTTGCCGGAGAGCTCTTCAATGGACCTAACGGTGTCGATGCCAAGGTcggcaagggcaagaccAGCGTCGAGTACGTCGGTGGTAGTGTCGAGGCCGCCTGTGCCTTGGGTATGGCCGACGGTATCGTCGACCTCGTCG AATCAGGTGACACTATGCGAGCCGCTGGGCTCCACGCCATTCACACTCTCATGAGCTCCGAAGCCGTTCTCATCACCTCCGCTACCCCCCACCCCAACCTCACCCCCGCTCTTGCCAGTTTCATCCCCTTGATCAAATCTCGTTTCGCTGGTGTCCTCGCGTCTAAACGATACGTCTACGCTTCATACAACATTCAACGTGCAAATCTCAGCAAGGCTCTTACCATCACCCCCGGTAGGAGGGCTCCTACAGTCAGTCCCTTGGATGAGAATGGATGGGTTGCTGTCAGCgcaatggtggagaggagggaggtTGCCAAGGTTATGGACGAGTTGGAGAGGACCGGTGCTGAAGATATCTTGATCATGGCGCTGGACAACTGTAGGGTTGGTGTTTAG